One region of Streptomyces sp. CG4 genomic DNA includes:
- a CDS encoding LysR family transcriptional regulator has product MTMDVHARDLRYFVAVAEELHFTRAAERLYVSQPALSKQIRALERQLGTELFRRDQHGVALTAAGEALLPHARAVLSAWEAGAAAVEAAKAAQRSTLVVGMSTSPGRGGLLPAIRSRFTAAHPRVTVRLRQMSWDDATAGLADGSTDVAFVWLPLPDEERYAWTVVAEEPRLLALPETHPLAARTELDFTDVLDEPFLALPESAGRLRDHWLALDARAGRPPRIGAEISGAEETYEALVAGLGLCLVAEGNAPLITRGGVVTRRVRGIGPSRYALAWRREDRGRPLVRAYAEACRATTQPQDDTSRHPPGVQHPAAEERRGPV; this is encoded by the coding sequence ATGACGATGGACGTCCACGCTCGTGATCTGCGGTACTTCGTCGCGGTCGCCGAGGAGCTGCACTTCACCCGGGCCGCCGAGCGTCTCTATGTCTCGCAGCCGGCGCTGAGCAAACAAATCCGGGCGCTGGAGCGGCAGTTGGGGACGGAACTGTTCCGGCGCGATCAGCACGGGGTGGCGCTGACGGCGGCGGGCGAGGCACTGCTGCCGCACGCCCGCGCCGTCCTGTCGGCATGGGAGGCGGGCGCGGCGGCGGTGGAGGCGGCCAAGGCGGCCCAGCGCAGCACGCTGGTGGTGGGCATGAGCACCAGTCCGGGCCGGGGCGGGCTGCTGCCGGCCATCCGCTCCCGGTTCACCGCCGCGCACCCGCGGGTCACGGTGCGGCTACGGCAGATGAGCTGGGACGATGCGACGGCGGGCCTGGCGGACGGCTCGACGGACGTCGCCTTCGTCTGGCTGCCGCTGCCGGACGAGGAGCGCTACGCCTGGACGGTGGTCGCCGAGGAACCGCGCCTGCTCGCCCTGCCGGAGACGCACCCGCTGGCCGCCCGCACCGAGCTGGACTTCACGGACGTCCTGGACGAGCCGTTCCTGGCGCTGCCGGAGAGCGCGGGCCGGCTGCGGGACCACTGGCTCGCACTGGACGCCCGCGCCGGCCGGCCGCCCCGGATCGGCGCGGAGATCTCCGGGGCGGAGGAGACGTACGAGGCGCTGGTGGCGGGCCTCGGGCTCTGCCTGGTGGCCGAGGGCAACGCGCCCCTGATCACCCGGGGCGGGGTGGTCACCCGCCGGGTCCGGGGCATCGGCCCGAGCCGGTATGCGCTGGCCTGGCGGCGGGAGGACCGCGGCCGCCCGCTCGTACGAGCGTATGCGGAGGCGTGCCGGGCGACGACGCAGCCGCAGGACGACACATCACGGCACCCCCCTGGCGTGCAGCATCCCGCCGCCGAAGAACGTCGCGGCCCGGTGTGA
- a CDS encoding acyl-CoA synthetase: MSSLFPALTHGPGERIALRFGARSLTYGELAGAAGALAARLRGTGRVAVWATPELETAVAVTGVLLAGAAAVPLNPKSGEKELAHIVSDSAPTLVLAPPGAELPSALGTLERLDVDAAAAPGAVPGETAADGDPALIVYTSGTTGPPKGAVLPRRALTTTLDALADAWQWTAEDVLVHGLPLFHVHGLVLGTLGPLRRGGSVRHLGRFSTEGVARELTAGATMLFGVPTMYHRIAEALPEDPELAKALTRARLLVSGSAALPVHDHERIAAATGRGVIERYGMTETLMNTSVRADGEPRAGTVGVPLPGVELRLVEEDGTPIGAYDGESVGEIQVRGPNLFTEYLNRPDATAAAFTADGFFRTGDMAVREPDGYVRIVGRKATDLIKSGGYKIGAGEIENALLEHPGVREAAVTGEPDADLGERIVAWIVPADTEVPPAAEELADHVARRLAPHKRPRVVRYLGALPRNDMGKIMKRALVADA; encoded by the coding sequence GTGTCCTCCCTCTTTCCCGCTCTGACGCACGGTCCGGGTGAACGGATCGCCCTGCGGTTCGGTGCCCGGTCGTTGACGTACGGCGAGCTCGCCGGGGCCGCCGGTGCGCTCGCCGCCCGGCTGCGCGGCACGGGCCGCGTCGCCGTGTGGGCCACGCCCGAACTGGAGACGGCCGTAGCGGTGACGGGCGTCCTGCTCGCCGGGGCGGCCGCGGTGCCGCTGAACCCGAAGTCGGGCGAGAAGGAACTCGCGCACATCGTCTCCGACAGCGCGCCGACCCTGGTGCTGGCCCCACCGGGTGCCGAACTCCCCTCCGCGCTCGGCACGTTGGAGCGGCTGGACGTCGACGCGGCCGCCGCCCCCGGTGCCGTACCCGGCGAGACCGCCGCCGACGGGGACCCGGCGCTGATCGTCTACACCTCCGGCACCACCGGCCCGCCCAAGGGCGCCGTCCTGCCCCGCCGGGCCCTCACCACCACCCTGGACGCGCTCGCCGACGCCTGGCAGTGGACGGCCGAGGACGTACTGGTCCACGGGCTGCCGCTGTTCCATGTGCACGGGCTCGTGCTGGGCACCCTCGGCCCGCTGCGGCGCGGCGGCAGCGTCCGGCACCTCGGCCGGTTCTCCACCGAGGGCGTGGCCCGGGAGCTGACCGCCGGCGCGACCATGCTGTTCGGGGTGCCGACGATGTACCACCGCATCGCCGAGGCGCTGCCCGAGGACCCGGAGCTGGCCAAGGCGCTCACCCGGGCCCGGCTGCTGGTGTCGGGCTCGGCGGCGCTGCCCGTGCACGACCACGAGCGGATCGCGGCGGCGACCGGGCGAGGCGTGATCGAGCGGTACGGCATGACGGAGACGCTGATGAACACCAGTGTGCGGGCCGACGGGGAGCCGCGCGCCGGGACCGTGGGCGTGCCGCTGCCCGGCGTCGAGCTGCGGCTCGTGGAGGAGGACGGGACGCCGATCGGCGCGTACGACGGGGAGAGCGTCGGCGAGATCCAGGTACGCGGGCCGAACCTGTTCACCGAGTACCTGAACCGGCCCGACGCCACGGCCGCCGCGTTCACCGCCGACGGGTTCTTCCGCACGGGGGACATGGCGGTCCGCGAGCCCGACGGATACGTCCGGATCGTCGGACGCAAAGCCACCGACCTGATCAAGAGCGGCGGTTACAAGATCGGGGCCGGTGAGATCGAGAACGCGCTGCTGGAGCATCCGGGGGTGCGGGAGGCGGCGGTCACCGGGGAGCCGGACGCGGACCTGGGCGAGCGGATCGTGGCCTGGATCGTCCCGGCGGACACGGAAGTCCCGCCCGCCGCCGAGGAGTTGGCGGACCACGTGGCCCGCCGCCTCGCCCCGCACAAGCGCCCACGCGTCGTCCGGTACCTGGGTGCCCTCCCCCGCAACGACATGGGGAAGATCATGAAGCGGGCGCTGGTGGCCGATGCCTGA
- a CDS encoding O-methyltransferase has protein sequence MTTDGTAAHTTVTGLPPLVRSALTAARTHRFPYSCRPEQGGLLRVLAGGARARIGETGTGLGVGLAWLVSGAAPGVRLYSVERDPERARAAAQVFAGRPEAAVLTGDWRRIEEYGPFDLLVLDGGGQGKAPGDPPADVERLLVPGGTVVVDDFTPATGWPPLHEGEPDRARLHWLEHPALHATELRLAPDLSVVVGSRLLV, from the coding sequence ATGACCACCGACGGCACCGCGGCCCACACGACCGTAACCGGCCTCCCGCCCCTCGTACGGTCCGCGCTCACCGCCGCCCGGACCCACCGCTTCCCGTACTCCTGCCGCCCCGAACAGGGCGGCCTGCTGCGCGTGTTGGCGGGCGGGGCGCGGGCCCGCATCGGGGAGACCGGGACCGGACTCGGGGTGGGCCTGGCCTGGCTGGTCTCGGGCGCGGCGCCGGGGGTGCGGCTGTACAGCGTGGAGCGGGATCCGGAGCGGGCGCGGGCCGCCGCCCAGGTGTTCGCGGGGCGCCCGGAGGCCGCCGTGCTCACCGGCGACTGGCGCCGGATCGAGGAGTACGGGCCCTTCGACCTGCTCGTTCTCGACGGGGGCGGGCAGGGCAAGGCACCCGGCGATCCGCCCGCCGACGTCGAGCGGCTGCTCGTGCCCGGCGGGACGGTCGTCGTGGACGACTTCACCCCGGCGACCGGCTGGCCGCCGCTGCACGAGGGCGAACCGGACCGGGCCCGGCTGCACTGGCTGGAGCATCCCGCGCTGCACGCGACGGAGCTGCGGCTCGCACCGGACCTGAGCGTGGTCGTCGGCTCCAGGCTCCTGGTGTAG